A genomic window from Engraulis encrasicolus isolate BLACKSEA-1 chromosome 14, IST_EnEncr_1.0, whole genome shotgun sequence includes:
- the LOC134462247 gene encoding gamma-crystallin M2-like: MMGRVTFYEERNYGGRSWDCNGDYADFSSHLSRCGSFRVHTGCWMMYDQPNYMGNQYFMRRGEYPDYMSMWGWNNSIRSCRFIPMYRGNYRMRIYERENFGGQMHECMDDCNSIMDRYRMNHCMSCHVMDGHWLMYEQPQYRGKMWYFPPGEYRNFMNMGYHNMRFMSMRRIMDSWY, translated from the exons ATGATGGGCAGG GTGACCTTCTACGAGGAGAGGAACTATGGGGGCCGTTCCTGGGACTGCAATGGAGACTATGCTGATTTCTCCTCCCACCTCAGCCGCTGCGGCTCCTTCAGGGTGCACACTGGTTGCTGGATGATGTACGACCAGCCCAACTACATGGGAAACCAGTACTTCATGAGGAGGGGCGAGTACCCTGACTACATGAGCATGTGGGGTTGGAACAACTCCATCAGATCCTGCCGCTTCATCCCCATG TACAGAGGAAACTACAGAATGAGAATCTACGAGAGGGAGAACTTCGGTGGTCAGATGCACGAGTGTATGGATGACTGTAACTCCATCATGGATCGCTACCGTATGAACCACTGCATGTCTTGCCATGTGATGGATGGCCACTGGCTCATGTATGAGCAGCCCCAGTACAGAGGCAAGATGTGGTACTTCCCTCCTGGAGAGTACAGAAACTTTATGAACATGGGATACCACAACATGAGATTCATGAGCATGAGGCGTATCATGGATTCTTGGTACTAA